Part of the Bryobacteraceae bacterium genome is shown below.
GTGCCCATCACCATCGCCGCCATCTTCTTCCTCCTGTTTCTCTTGTTCGGGTCGCTGCGCTTCGCCATGCTGATCATCATGGTGCTTCCGTTCGCCTCCATCGGCGGCGTCGTCGGCCTCTACGTCAGCGGCGAATATCTCTCGGTGCCGGCGTCGGTCGGCTTCATCGCGCTATGGGGCATCGCCGTGCTGAACGGCGTCGTGCTCGTCTCTTACATTCGCAGCCTCCGTGAAGCCGGCGTCGAGCAAAGGCGCGCCATTCAGGAAGGCGCCAAGCTCCGCTTCCGTCCCGTGATGATGACGGCCACCGTCGCCGCCCTCGGCCTCGTCCCGTTCCTGTTCGCCACCGGACCCGGATCCGAAGTCCAGCGCCCGCTCGCCGTGGTTGTGATCGGCGGCCTCGTCAGTTCCACCATGCTCACGCTCATCGTCGTACCCGTACTCTATCGGTTCTTCGAAGGCCGTGAGTCCGGCTTCGGCCTCGGCGGCGAGACCGTTCCCGAGGCTGGCGTCGTCGCCGAATAGCACGCGCCCCCATCCGGCGCGCCCCGTTGTCAACGCACGCTGTCAACGCCCCCTTGCTCCCCGCTGGTGAATTGAATATACTTCACCAGATTCCGTTGCTGATTAGTAATAAATGAAACGGAACTGGGGGCAAACATGAATCGACTTGTGCTTGCCGCCGCGCTATGCTGCGCCGCGGCTTTCTCTCAGATTGGAACTTCCACACTCACCGGCCGGGTCACCGATTCCACCGGCGCCGTGGTCCCGGGAGTTCAGGTCACCGTGGTCCACACCGGCACCAACTTCACGCAAAACGCCGCCACCAACGACGAAGGACTCTATCGCGTCCTCTCGCTCCAACCCGGCATCTACCGCGTATCGTTCGAGTCGCAGGGATTCAAGAAAGCGGTTCGTGAGAACGTGGAACTGCGCACCGGCGACACGCTCGCCGTCGACATGACGATGCAGGTCGGCAACGTCAGCGAGTCGATCGAAGTGCAGGGCGGAGCGCAGTTGCTCGAAACCGAAACTTCCGCCACCGGCACCGTGATGAGCGGCAATGTCCTCTACGACATGCCCCTCTATCAGCGTTACATCAATTCCACGATGAACCTTGTGCCCGGCATGACCTCCGGCGGCTACGCCTACGGAGGCTCGCTCGGCTCCTATCACCTCGCCGGGCAGCGCGCCGGCGCCATCGGCATCTTCGAGGATGGCGTCAACGGGAACGACCAACAGGGCGGCACCGAAACCATCAAGCCGATCCAGAACGCCGTCGCCGAAGTGAAAGTGCTCACCACGCTTCCCCCCGCCGAATACGGCCACTCCGCCGGCGGCGTGATCAGCGTCGTGAAGAAGAGCGGCACGAATGAGCTGCACGGGATGGGCTCCTTCTACGGCCGCACCCGCAGCATGCAGCACCGCCTCTTCTACGACAAACAGACCACCGCGCAGCTTGGCCAGGGCGTCTTCTTCATGCAGCCCGACGCCAATATCAGCGGACCCGTCTACATCCCCAAGGTCTACGACGGCCGCAACAAGACGTTCTTCTTTTTCGGATTCCAGAGGCTCCACGAGAAGAAGGCGGCGCAGGTTGACGCCACCACGCCCACCGCGGCGATGAAGAACGGCAATTTCAATTTCGAAGGCGTCGCCAGTTCGAACCCGATTTACGATCCCGCCTCCACGCGCCGGGTGGGTGTCGAATGGTTCCGCGATCCCTTCCCCGGGAACGTGGTTCCGATCAACCGCTTCGATCCCGTGGCCCGCAACGTCATCGCCATCGATCCCTGGGTGGCCCCGACGCGCGGAGGCGCCAATGCCGCCGGCCCTAACGGCAATCTCCTCGCCACCGAGTACGCCAAGGTGTTCTTCAACGACTACAACCTCCGAATGGATCACCAGTTCAATCCGAACTTCAAGGTGTATTTCTCCTGGACCCAGAACGACCAGAGCGGATTCGGGCGTCCCATCAATATCAAGGAAACGAACCCGGAATTCGACGCCTCCCAAGGCAACTGGTCGCCGTTCAATCAGAAGAACGGGTCCATCGGCAAGACGTGGATCGTCTCGCCGGCGGTGGTTAACGACGCCCGGGTCGGCTACTACCGCCGGCTCAATCAAACCGTGGTCCCGTCGTTCAACGAGAACTGGGCGCAGAAGCTCGGCATCCCGAACGTGTCGGAATCGTTGATGCCCGGCTTCGGCGATAACAGCCGCTATTCGTCCAGTTCCATCTACGGCATCTACGGAGCGACACCCAGCCGGCTGGTGAACGAAACCATTTCCTTCCGCGACGATCTTTCCTATATTCGCGGCCTGCACGCGCTGAAATTCGGATATGAACTGCTCCGTTTCCGCTTGAATTCGGCCATTCCGGCCAATCCCGTGAACTTCTCCTTCGCCAACGTCACCGCCGACTTGCAGACGAGCGGGCAGCCCGTGCCGAACACGGGCAATACGTTCGCCGGCTTCCTCACCGGCTACGTCGCCTCGGCGCAGTTCCGTTCGGAACTCACGAGTTGGCTTCCACGCTCCTCCATCCACAGCTTCTATGTGCAGGACGACTGGAAAATCACACCGACTCTCACCGCCAACCTCGGCCTCCGCTACTCGAACGAAGCGCCATTCACCACCAAGTACGGCCTGATGAGCAATTTCGATCCCACCGGCGTCGACTCTCTCACCGGCCGCCCCGGCGCCATCGTCCACCCCACCTCCGGCCTCAACAAACGCGACAACAACAACTTCAATCCACGCGCCGGCTTCGCCTGGCATCCGCTAGAAAAGTGGGTCTTCCGAGGCGGCGTCGGCTTCTACACCGTGGATCTCAAATTCCCGGTGGGGCGCGGCCAGTACGACGAATACGTGGCTATCGCCAACCAGCAGCGCGAACCCGGCAACCCCACGCCGATCTACCGCATCAGCGCCGGCACGCCGGCCGAGTTCAATATCGTCAGCGGCGTGGCGCCGTTCAGCGGCGGCAACTATGGGGCCCGCAACGTCCAGTTCCGCGATCCGAACCTCCGCAATCCGTACGCTGCCAACTGGAACGCCAGCGTCCAGTACGAACTGAAGAAGGATTACCTCGTCGACTTCAGCTACCAGGGCTCGGCCGGCGTCGGTCTCGTCGAGCGTTGGGAGTTCAACACCTTCCCCATCGATTTCGGCGCCAACGAGCCCGCCCTTCGCAACGCGGCGTTCGCGGCGGCCCAGAACTACCGTCCCTTCTCGGCGTACGGCAACATTCCGATGCAGTCCAACTTCGGCCACTCCACGTTCCACTCCGGAAC
Proteins encoded:
- a CDS encoding TonB-dependent receptor, which gives rise to MNRLVLAAALCCAAAFSQIGTSTLTGRVTDSTGAVVPGVQVTVVHTGTNFTQNAATNDEGLYRVLSLQPGIYRVSFESQGFKKAVRENVELRTGDTLAVDMTMQVGNVSESIEVQGGAQLLETETSATGTVMSGNVLYDMPLYQRYINSTMNLVPGMTSGGYAYGGSLGSYHLAGQRAGAIGIFEDGVNGNDQQGGTETIKPIQNAVAEVKVLTTLPPAEYGHSAGGVISVVKKSGTNELHGMGSFYGRTRSMQHRLFYDKQTTAQLGQGVFFMQPDANISGPVYIPKVYDGRNKTFFFFGFQRLHEKKAAQVDATTPTAAMKNGNFNFEGVASSNPIYDPASTRRVGVEWFRDPFPGNVVPINRFDPVARNVIAIDPWVAPTRGGANAAGPNGNLLATEYAKVFFNDYNLRMDHQFNPNFKVYFSWTQNDQSGFGRPINIKETNPEFDASQGNWSPFNQKNGSIGKTWIVSPAVVNDARVGYYRRLNQTVVPSFNENWAQKLGIPNVSESLMPGFGDNSRYSSSSIYGIYGATPSRLVNETISFRDDLSYIRGLHALKFGYELLRFRLNSAIPANPVNFSFANVTADLQTSGQPVPNTGNTFAGFLTGYVASAQFRSELTSWLPRSSIHSFYVQDDWKITPTLTANLGLRYSNEAPFTTKYGLMSNFDPTGVDSLTGRPGAIVHPTSGLNKRDNNNFNPRAGFAWHPLEKWVFRGGVGFYTVDLKFPVGRGQYDEYVAIANQQREPGNPTPIYRISAGTPAEFNIVSGVAPFSGGNYGARNVQFRDPNLRNPYAANWNASVQYELKKDYLVDFSYQGSAGVGLVERWEFNTFPIDFGANEPALRNAAFAAAQNYRPFSAYGNIPMQSNFGHSTFHSGTVKLEKRFSRGMFFNAFYTYSKAIDSQDNDNSGSGVAPLQNRGLEKGRAGFDRNHRFVGVVNWELPIGKGRRFGSGMSTIANALIGGWELSWIQTIESGNPLTFSFANSPNNYFPTYAGSRRPDLVSQPDYDFSKWNNGGPNRFTQQALPAVVDINAFAYPAAFTVGNSGRNILTGPRLLWSQVSAQKNFRVTERINAQLRWDFQNALKTYNFTGPSTTVDFRNPLTFGKLGADPRTASLGGQPLMNLTVMLQF